A single Ascochyta rabiei chromosome 4, complete sequence DNA region contains:
- a CDS encoding Beta-fructofuranosidase yields MVMPKSRLVVLLGGLVAGHGLRRQITIDYTSAPLNLSTLANNSLYSTWRPRAHVLPSYGQIGDPCMHYTDPKTGLFHVGYLHEGASGATTGDLVTYDDLNLNSSPFIRPGGINDPVAVFDGSVIERGINGTPTLLYTSVSYLPIQWTVAYTKGSETQSLAIATDGGLNFTKLEHGPVIPSPPFAVNVTGFRDPFVFQSPQIDGLLKKANGTHYTIISGGVHSQGPSLFLYAEYGDEAGNFQTWEYLGQWWHEEANTTWTEDGWAGRWGFNFEVGNFFALSRDGFDPNGELFVTLGAEWSFDPIVPQVSDNREMLWVAGTQSLVNGSLRFEPTMAGRLDAGRSAYAAAGKAVLSTSQASQKSGAPDRFLTYLWLTGDFYGTLEFPKAQQNWTGSLLLPRELSVGYVNVVDNELAREKGAWRIETEHDNGTLTLATLHQQIAREPLAAFKSNATKLITQPGCRRSSGARFDVSPESKHYVLSTSITFPARADEIKAGFEILSGAHETTRIYYQFSNESLIVDRSNSSAAAATTPGINTDNESGKFRLFDVPDGNSSTIETLRITIVVDGGVVEVHVNDRFALSTWIWTWFEDSRHIRFIAEGGEVEFSEVTIWEGLVDAWPQRA; encoded by the coding sequence ATGGTGATGCCGAAGTCACGTCTGGTGGTTTTGCTTGGAGGACTGGTCGCTGGACACGGTCTGCGCCGTCAAATAACCATTGATTATACAAGTGCTCCTCTCAATCTTTCGACACTGGCCAACAACTCACTATACTCAACATGGCGTCCCAGAGCACACGTTCTCCCTTCCTATGGTCAAATTGGTGACCCGTGTATGCACTATACAGATCCGAAGACCGGTCTGTTTCACGTGGGCTACCTCCACGAGGGCGCGTCCGGCGCCACGACTGGCGACCTTGTCACGTACGATGATCTGAATCTGAATTCATCACCTTTCATTCGTCCGGGCGGCATCAACGACCCGGTAGCAGTGTTCGACGGAAGTGTAATCGAACGTGGGATCAACGGGACACCAACCCTACTCTATACAAGCGTAAGCTATCTTCCAATCCAATGGACGGTGGCATATACCAAAGGCAGCGAGACACAATCCCTAGCTATTGCGACAGACGGCGGTCTGAACTTCACAAAACTGGAACACGGTCCGGTAATTCCAAGCCCGCCTTTCGCTGTGAATGTAACTGGCTTCCGCGACCCATTCGTGTTCCAAAGCCCTCAGATCGACGGCCTACTGAAGAAGGCGAATGGTACTCATTACACGATCATTTCTGGCGGAGTGCATAGCCAAGGCCCGAGTCTCTTCCTATATGCTGAATACGGCGATGAAGCCGGCAACTTCCAAACCTGGGAGTATCTCGGTCAGTGGTGGCATGAGGAAGCCAACACTACATGGACAGAGGATGGTTGGGCCGGACGCTGGGGCTTCAATTTCGAAGTCGGCAACTTTTTCGCTCTGAGCCGGGACGGCTTTGACCCCAACGGCGAGCTCTTTGTCACGCTGGGCGCAGAATGGAGTTTCGATCCCATCGTACCTCAGGTCTCTGACAACCGAGAGATGCTGTGGGTGGCCGGCACGCAATCACTGGTCAATGGCTCACTCAGGTTCGAGCCAACTATGGCTGGAAGACTGGACGCTGGGCGATCGGCATATGCTGCTGCAGGCAAGGCTGTGCTCTCGACCTCCCAAGCTAGCCAGAAAAGCGGCGCACCTGACCGCTTTCTGACTTACCTCTGGTTGACTGGAGATTTCTATGGTACGCTTGAATTTCCCAAAGCGCAACAAAACTGGACTGGATCACTCTTACTCCCGAGGGAGTTGTCTGTAGGTTACGTAAACGTCGTCGACAATGAACTCGCAAGGGAAAAGGGAGCGTGGAGAATCGAGACCGAACATGACAACGGAACGCTGACGCTAGCAACACTACATCAACAAATCGCGCGGGAGCCGCTGGCTGCGTTCAAATCCAATGCTACCAAGCTCATCACGCAGCCTGGATGCCGCAGATCATCAGGCGCTCGCTTCGATGTTAGCCCCGAGAGCAAGCACTATGTGCTCTCCACGTCCATAACCTTCCCTGCACGGGCTGACGAGATCAAAGCTGGTTTCGAGATTCTCTCCGGGGCTCACGAGACCACGCGTATCTATTACCAGTTCTCTAACGAGAGCCTTATTGTCGATCGATCCAACTCATCTGCAGCCGCAGCCACGACGCCGGGGATTAACACAGACAACGAAAGTGGGAAATTCCGCCTCTTCGATGTCCCAGACGGCAACAGTTCCACGATTGAGACTTTGCGTATCACAATTGTGGTGGATGGTGGGGTAGTGGAAGTGCATGTGAATGACCGTTTTGCGCTCAGCACCTGGATTTGGACATGGTTCGAAGACAGCAGACATATTCGATTCATCGCGGAGGGTGGCGAGGTTGAATTCAGCGAAGTGACTATATGGGAGGGCCTCGTGGACGCATGGCCGCAGCGCGCTTGA
- a CDS encoding RING-type E3 ubiquitin transferase, which produces MRLEARTVAPPSLDPVKMEDRKRPSAHDDAAPPAKRQAVTVNGARSHPDADMPWKDDIEAYQKDAILRQMREYKREKATLEAQLNDVESRAKYHDDELRTIDTWFDQLLDEIKVLSGDRLSGDASSRTVPPALLFEDSDSFRQHLSKRKDTILSSLSALFAKYPPQSPDVAHLQQQLSELLAAQKEHVVQCQRITTEKEQLSDRLDTATHRYLVAEKKIDRLKSQQVQKLEQSAVATTVKEEAPSAGVKKEATNGTTPEPAASQELETARSKAVAEAAKRKAQLEDVEKENKRMTEELSALKVKLTGLSDDDYAKTDLFKAIKSQHEDVIKRINHLEATNIQLREEAQKYQAERTAYRIKIDDESRSSLAESESAVSQAEANLARIRNARDELVAKNHILETSHKDSEASNAQSKELVSACESRIAALESECERLRLQIAEHQPGEPMETDDSTPEQLRSNISNLENQLKLLSGELPSMEAAWKKAQAIAGKKIAELAAWEENVARANADKAKADQKFFAAMKAKGEMEQQIRILRLQAAKSTEVVSQLKEADSLSRSLVDKLEKQTAEMRSQMDDLSVQHRQLQQKISENSIAAERHASQIAELKKLVETKDAAYLIARHTQREACTERDGLSAQVDGLKEQIQVWKKKSKGEQSSDAALMESMLQCQICKSRVKNTCIKTCGHLFCHDCVQDRLTNRARKCPNCGKAFGSNDTMRVHL; this is translated from the exons ATGAGGCTCGAAGCCAGGACCGTCGCACCCCCGTCGCTGGACCCCGTCAAGATGGAGGACCGCAAGAGGCCCAGCGCCCACGACGACGCTGCCCCGCCCGCCAAGAGGCAAGCCGTGACCGTCAACGGTGCTCGCTCGCATCCAGACGCTGACATGCCGTGGAAAGATGACATCGAG GCCTACCAGAAAGACGCCATCCTCCGCCAGATGCGCGAGTACAAGCGGGAGAAGGCGACCCTTGAGGCCCAGCTCAACGACGTCGAGTCCCGTGCCAAGTACCACGACGACGAGCTGCGCACAATCGACACGTGGTTCGATCAG CTGCTTGATGAGATCAAAGTCCTGAGTGGAGACCGGCTGTCAGGTGATGCTTCATCGCGAACCGTGCCTCCCGCCCTCCTGTTCGAGGACAGCGACAGCTTCAGACAACACCTGTCCAAACGGAAAGACACCATCCTGTCGTCGCTGTCTGCCCTGTTTGCCAAGTATCCGCCTCAAAGCCCGGATGTTGCACATCTCCAGCAGCAATTGTCAGAACTGCTCGCAGCACAGAAAGAACACGTTGTGCAATGTCAAAGAATCACGACGGAGAAAGAACAGCTTTCGGATCGGCTAGACACCGCTACCCACCGCTATCTCGTGGCCGAGAAGAAGATTGACAGGCTCAAGAGCCAGCAGGTCCAGAAATTGGAGCAGTCGGCAGTAGCCACCACAGTCAAGGAGGAAGCACCGTCTGCCGGCGTGAAGAAGGAAGCCACCAATGGTACCACGCCAGAACCTGCTGCGAGCCAGGAGCTGGAGACTGCGCGGAGCAAGGCGGTAGCCGAAGCGGCGAAACGGAAAGCACAGCTCGAAGACGTGGAGAAGGAGAACAAGAGGATGACCGAGGAGTTATCGGCGTTAAAGGTTAAGCTGACTGGACTGTCGGACGATGATTATGCCAAAACCGACCTGTTCAAAGCAATCAAGTCTCAGCACGAGGACGTGATAAAGAGGATCAATCACCTGGAGGCGACTAACATTCAGCTGCGGGAAGAAGCGCAAAAGTATCAGGCCGAACGGACTGCTTACCGGATAAAGATCGACGACGAGTCGCGTTCTTCGTTGGCTGAGTCAGAAAGTGCGGTATCGCAGGCCGAAGCCAATCTCGCCCGTATCCGTAATGCACGCGACGAACTCGTCGCTAAAAACCACATACTCGAGACGAGTCACAAGGACAGCGAAGCCTCGAACGCCCAGTCAAAGGAGCTCGTGAGCGCTTGTGAAAGCCGCATTGCGGCTCTGGAGTCGGAGTGCGAACGACTGCGATTGCAGATTGCCGAGCACCAGCCAGGAGAGCCCATGGAGACGGACGATTCGACACCTGAGCAGCTGCGCAGCAACATCTCCAATCTGGAAAACCAACTCAAGCTTCTCAGTGGCGAGCTGCCGTCCATGGAAGCTGCGTGGAAGAAGGCGCAAGCCATCGCAGGAAAGAAGATTGCAGAGCTCGCTGCGTGGGAGGAGAACGTGGCCAGAGCCAACGCCGACAAAGCCAAGGCGGACCAGAAGTTCTTTGCAGCCATGAAGGCCAAGGGAGAGATGGAGCAGCAGATCCGCATCCTCCGATTACAAGCGGCAAAGTCGACCGAAGTCGTGTCGCAGCTGAAAGAGGCGGACTCGCTCAGCCGATCGCTGGTCGACAAGCTCGAAAAGCAGACGGCTGAGATGCGGTCGCAAATGGACGATCTCTCTGTGCAGCACCGCCAGCTACAGCAAAAGATCAGCGAGAACAGCATCGCAGCCGAAAGGCACGCCAGCCAGATTGCCGAACTGAAGAAGCTGGTCGAGACCAAAGACGCCGCCTATCTCATCGCGAGACACACGCAGCGCGAAGCGTGCACCGAGCGGGACGGACTCAGCGCCCAAGTCGACGGCTTGAAGGAGCAGATCCAGGTgtggaagaagaagagcaagggCGAGCAGAGCTCGGACGCGGCGCTGATGGAGTCGATGTTGCAATGTCAGATATGCAAGAGTAGGGTCAAGAATACGTGCATCAAGACGTGTGGCCACCTCTTCTGCCACGACTGCGTGCAGGACCGGCTCACGAACCGAGCGCGCAAATGCCCCAACTGCGGCAAGGCCTTTGGCAGCAACGACACGATGCGCGTGCACCTCTAG
- a CDS encoding NADH kinase — MNRTVPAHHRVRPWRRHGCVLCARPLSTTPRRLDIRPVAQLPPRTTPAYVQSPTNTLLSLQWPSPPRNVLITKKKRAPHITASLLEFAAHIHSTYPGINVILDRASAVEVHAQLAFPVYAFDGAVPDLSDRTDLVCTLGGDGTLLRASSLFSHVESVPPVLSFAMGTLGFLGEWKFHEYKRAFREMYMSAAPDTCAALSTSLAPPAPPTSPDAPLDPPLSYADIRGKAMGPHRTARVLLRNRLKVGIFAPDGSRIGGSGDNYALNEVTLHRGSSPHLKIIDVYINNRFLTEAVADGMIISSPTGSTAYSLSSGGSIVHPLVPSLLLTPICPRSLSFRPLVLPAETPITLRLGDKNRGKQVEVSIDGNTVTEGLGSGMEVRVMGEDVRTNTGEWHGGVPCIVRATAGREDQTEDHWVGGLNALLKFNYPFGDQDP, encoded by the coding sequence ATGAACCGCACCGTGCCCGCCCACCACCGCGTCCGGCCGTGGCGGCGTCATGGTTGTGTTTTGTGCGCGCGACCGCTGTCCACCACGCCGCGCCGTCTCGACATCAGGCCCGTCGCCCAGCTCCCCCCGCGCACCACGCCCGCGTACGTCCAGTCGCCGACCAACACGCTGCTCAGCCTGCAGTGGCCCTCGCCGCCGCGCAACGTCCTCATCACCAAGAAGAAGCGCGCCCCCCACATCACCGCCTCGCTCCTCGAGTTCGCCGCCCACATCCACTCCACCTACCCCGGCATCAACGTCATCCTCGACCGCGCCTCGGCCGTCGAGGTCCACGCCCAGCTCGCCTTCCCCGTCTACGCCTTCGATGGCGCCGTGCCTGACCTGTCCGACCGGACCGACCTGGTCTGCACCCTCGGCGGCGACGGCACCCTGCTGCGCGCGAGCAGCCTCTTCAGCCACGTCGAGAGCGTCCCGCCCGTGCTGAGCTTCGCCATGGGCACCCTCGGCTTCCTCGGCGAGTGGAAGTTCCACGAGTACAAGCGCGCCTTCCGCGAAATGTACATGAGCGCCGCCCCCGACACGTGCGCCGCCCTGTCCACCTCGCTCGCCCCCCCCGCCCCGCCCACCTCGCCAGACGCTCCCCTCGACCCCCCGCTCTCCTACGCAGACATCCGCGGCAAGGCCATGGGCCCGCACCGCACCGCCAGGGTCCTGCTGCGCAACCGCCTCAAGGTCGGCATCTTCGCCCCGGACGGCTCCCGAATCGGCGGCTCCGGCGACAACTACGCCCTCAACGAAGTCACCCTCCACCGCGGCTCCAGCCCCCACCTCAAGATCATCGACGTCTACATCAACAACCGCTTCCTCACAGAGGCCGTCGCCGACGGCATGATCATCAGCTCCCCCACCGGCAGCACCGCCTACAGCCTCTCCAGCGGCGGCAGCATCGTCCACCCCCTCGTCCCCTCGCTGCTCCTCACCCCCATCTGTCCGCGCTCGCTCTCCTTCCGGCCGCTCGTCCTGCCCGCAGAGACCCCCATCACCCTGCGCCTCGGCGACAAGAACAGGGGCAAGCAGGTCGAGGTCAGCATCGACGGCAACACCGTCACAGAGGGTCTGGGCTCTGGCATGGAGGTCCGCGTCATGGGCGAAGACGTGCGCACCAACACAGGAGAGTGGCATGGCGGCGTCCCTTGCATTGTGCGCGCCACCGCGGGGAGGGAGGACCAGACCGAGGACCACTGGGTCGGAGGCTTGAACGCACTGCTGAAATTCAACTATCCCTTTGGAGACCAGGATCCTTGA
- a CDS encoding tRNA A64-2'-O-ribosylphosphate transferase encodes MAQPLQQADIIFPHLSNTPNFSTTLSSLKRSALSITNRLNSITNDSKFVTRVAASYDLPLVANERCGSWYIPLDLKTASVYFKSTDGHMGEWAFSLRRLNLQLLDVVSQHGGCVIVDSTRRGKSMPDALSKTVPLWCCVINRAVFRNSEYELDLFTPPTAVSESEHTQMERRVNGFVQQFLDICKPDVQALQSKLRKPLRPMWVTQASTLPHTAPDFPDFHPVILCTASRRVQGAEASEGGYIQGAADDHEAWSHGLTPPLFWTNKNELVQTNEEDLPAKIAELVGQDRGTDAVSTLIKPTHGFYVSSSQNVDLTSFDMVVSCTPEPLPHNILNDAGVGAYLHLACQNGKLGSRDLRTQLPALRSLASMSNLASKRILVCCPTGKDLSVGTALAYLCLYVNEDGTIDSRQVRNIDKTLIKQRLSWITTSNPALNPSRATLQSVNSVLMSSETSKSPLPTLKDPSRYDSNWNLLPPTPSSRPSIPSTATTHPIPSLFITLAAHTWSFTRTLTSARPTHPSGTVTGHASFTATPQPTTLLYAESGTFTTTTGLQLSARRKYVYELLTPDEGGAPRIVVRFFDDAAGRQDVGPSGEGVGGLFVEMGDLNAEGESEDVLVAKNRDQHLCGADLYAASWRFSDGMAGREGEPWWEARYDVKGPGKDYVSTTRYVRGVPGVDHE; translated from the exons ATGGCTCAACCGCTGCAGCAGGCAGACATCATCTTCCCACACCTGTCAAACACCCCAAACTTCTCCACTACCCTTTCTTCCCTCAAACGCTCCGCCCTGTCCATTACCAACCGGCTCAATTCCATCACAAACGACAGCAAGTTTGTCACCCGCGTGGCCGCCTCGTATGACTTGCCCCTCGTCGCCAACGAGCGCTGTGGCAGCTGGTACATCCCTTTAGACCTGAAGACCGCAAGCGTGTACTTCAAGAGCACGGATGGCCACATGGGCGAGTGGGCGTTTAGTCTACGAAGGCTGAATCTGCAGCTCCTGGACGTGGTCAGCCAGCACGGAGGCTGTGTGATTGTGGATTCGACGAGGAGGGGAAAGAGCATGCCTGATGCTCTCAGCAAGACAGTCCCGCTCTGGTGCTGCGTTATCAATAGGGCAGTTTTTAGGAACAGTGAGTATGAGCTGGATCTCTTCACGCCTCCGACGGCTGTGTCTGAAAGCGAGCACACACAGATGGAGCGTAGAGTCAATGGGTTCGTGCAGCAGTTTCTG GACATCTGTAAGCCCGATGTTCAAGCGCTTCAGTCCAAACTTAGAAAGCCTCTCCGTCCGATGTGGGTGACACAGGCCTCGACACTTCCCCACACTGCGCCAGACTTCCCAGACTTCCATCCGGTGATTCTCTGTACTGCTTCTCGTCGCGTTCAAGGCGCTGAAGCGTCGGAAGGTGGCTACATCCAGGGCGCTGCAGACGATCACGAAGCATGGTCCCATGGGCTCACTCCGCCACTGTTCTGGACCAACAAGAACGAACTCGTCCAAACGAATGAGGAAGATCTTCCAGCAAAGATTGCAGAGTTGGTCGGCCAGGATCGTGGCACTGATGCAGTCTCGACTCTGATCAAACCGACACATGGTTTTTATGTGTCTTCGAGCCAGAATGTCGACCTCACATCATTTGATATGGTAGTGAGCTGTACACCCGAGCCTCTGCCACACAATATTTTGAACGATGCAGGAGTGGGAGCGTACTTGCACCTCGCCTGCCAGAACGGCAAACTGGGATCGCGAGACCTACGCACCCAGCTGCCTGCCTTGCGCTCGCTCGCGTCGATGAGCAACCTTGCAAGCAAACGAATACTGGTCTGCTGCCCAACAGGTAAAGATCTGTCCGTTGGGACAGCGCTCGCCTACTTGTGTTTGTACGTCAACGAAGATGGCACGATAGACTCGAGACAAGTCCGGAATATCGACAAGACACTAATCAAGCAACGGCTTAGCTGGATCACGACCAGCAACCCAGCACTCAATCCGAGCCGCGCAACGCTGCAAAGCGTAAACAGCGTACTGATGTCCAGCGAGACGTCCAAGTCACCTCTCCCTACCCTCAAAGACCCATCAAGATACGATTCAAACTGGAACCTCCTCCCCCCAACACCCAGCAGCCGCCCCAGCATTCCCAGCACCGCTACCACGCACCCCATTCCCTCCCTCTTCATCACCCTCGCAGCGCACACCTGGTCGTTCACCCGCACCCTCACTTCTGCGCGCCCCACACACCCCTCAGGGACCGTCACCGGCCACGCATCCTTCACCGCGACACCGCAGCCAACCACGCTGCTGTACGCCGAATCCGGcaccttcaccaccaccaccggaCTGCAGCTCTCCGCGCGCAGAAAGTACGTGTACGAGCTCCTCACCCCAGACGAGGGGGGTGCGCCGCGCATTGTAGTCAGGTTCTTCGACGACGCGGCGGGGCGCCAGGACGTAGGGCCGAGCGGCGAGGGTGTGGGCGGGTTGTTCGTCGAGATGGGTGATCTGAACGCGGAGGGTGAGAGTGAGGACGTACTGGTGGCGAAGAACAGGGACCAGCATCTCTGCGGAGCCGATCTCTACGCCGCTAGCTGGCGCTTCTCCGACGGCATGGCAGGTCGCGAGGGGGAGCCTTGGTGGGAAGCGAGATACGATGTCAAGGGGCCCGGCAAGGACTATGTCAGCACCACCCGGTACGTGCGTGGGGTTCCTGGAGTGGACCACGAGTAG